A single genomic interval of Cherax quadricarinatus isolate ZL_2023a chromosome 76, ASM3850222v1, whole genome shotgun sequence harbors:
- the LOC128703571 gene encoding mpv17-like protein 2 isoform X2 has translation MLKHARYIWSKLFGRYLWVTNTVSSGGLLAIGDGIQQQIEHVQGISITPGYDWGRTGRLFLVGLSLGPPHHIFYLWLDKVLPKRNPKVIFKKIMADQFLAAPFFAVNFFIGAGLLEGKSLSGSWQEFKAKFPTVYAFDWLIWPPTQTLNFYFVPAMYRVLYINVITVVWDVFLSYMKHKDQVAQKNTIKHDRE, from the exons ATGCTGAAGCATGCTCGGTATATTTGGTCCAAGCTATTTGGTCGTTACCTGTGGGTGACTAATACTGTCAGCTCTGGAGGGCTGTTAGCCATAGGGGATGGCATACAGCAACAGATAGAACATGTGCAAGGCATCAGCATCACTCCTGGATATGACTGGGGGCGAACAGGAAGACTCTTTCTTGTGGGCCTTAGTCTAGGCCCTCCACATCATATATTTTACCTCTGGTTAGACAAG GTTTTACCAAAAAGGAATcccaaagtaatttttaaaaagaTCATGGCAGATCAATTCCTAGCAGCACCATTCTTTGCTGTGAACTTTTTCATAGGAGCTGGTCTTTTAGAAGGAAAGTCACTTAGTGGATCATGGCAAGAATTCAAGGCTAAATTCCCAACAGTATATGCT tttgactGGTTAATATGGCCACCTACCCAGACACTCAATTTTTACTTTGTTCCTGCAATGTACAGAGTGTTGTATATTAATGTGATAACAGTTGTATGGGATGTTTTCTTGTCCTATATGAAACACAAG gaTCAAGTGGCACAGAAGAATACAATCAAACATGATAGAGAATGA
- the LOC128703571 gene encoding mpv17-like protein 2 isoform X1, giving the protein MSLSSLSISGKFCSFSLGKRCCYGNMLKHARYIWSKLFGRYLWVTNTVSSGGLLAIGDGIQQQIEHVQGISITPGYDWGRTGRLFLVGLSLGPPHHIFYLWLDKVLPKRNPKVIFKKIMADQFLAAPFFAVNFFIGAGLLEGKSLSGSWQEFKAKFPTVYAFDWLIWPPTQTLNFYFVPAMYRVLYINVITVVWDVFLSYMKHKDQVAQKNTIKHDRE; this is encoded by the exons GTAAGAGATGCTGTTACGGCAATATGCTGAAGCATGCTCGGTATATTTGGTCCAAGCTATTTGGTCGTTACCTGTGGGTGACTAATACTGTCAGCTCTGGAGGGCTGTTAGCCATAGGGGATGGCATACAGCAACAGATAGAACATGTGCAAGGCATCAGCATCACTCCTGGATATGACTGGGGGCGAACAGGAAGACTCTTTCTTGTGGGCCTTAGTCTAGGCCCTCCACATCATATATTTTACCTCTGGTTAGACAAG GTTTTACCAAAAAGGAATcccaaagtaatttttaaaaagaTCATGGCAGATCAATTCCTAGCAGCACCATTCTTTGCTGTGAACTTTTTCATAGGAGCTGGTCTTTTAGAAGGAAAGTCACTTAGTGGATCATGGCAAGAATTCAAGGCTAAATTCCCAACAGTATATGCT tttgactGGTTAATATGGCCACCTACCCAGACACTCAATTTTTACTTTGTTCCTGCAATGTACAGAGTGTTGTATATTAATGTGATAACAGTTGTATGGGATGTTTTCTTGTCCTATATGAAACACAAG gaTCAAGTGGCACAGAAGAATACAATCAAACATGATAGAGAATGA